A DNA window from Pseudomonas sp. B21-056 contains the following coding sequences:
- a CDS encoding serine/threonine transporter has protein sequence MNDQANSVEERFESTAPATLSQWSRQDTTWMLGLFGTAIGAGTLFLPINAGLGGFWPLLILALLAFPMTFYAHRGLTRFVLSGRDGADITEVVEEHFGIKAGALITLLYFFAIFPILLIYSVALTNTVGSFLEHQLHIQPPSRAVLSLVLILGLLAVVRCGEQAIVKAMSLMVYPFIVALLFLAVFLVPHWSGGILTTASTPPAPSALLHTLWLAIPVMVFSFNHSPIISAFAVDQKRRYGDGAQERSAQILSRAHVLMVVMVLFFVFSCVLTLSPAQLAEAKAQNLSILSYLANHFSNPTIAFAAPLIAFVAISKSFLGHYIGASEGLKGLIVKSGHRPAAKTLDRLTAVFMLVVCWIVATLNPSILGMIETLGGPVIAAILFLMPMYAIRKVPAMARYRGQASNVFVVSVGLVAITALVYSLAA, from the coding sequence ATGAATGATCAGGCCAATAGCGTCGAAGAGCGCTTTGAATCGACAGCCCCAGCCACCCTCAGTCAGTGGAGTCGCCAGGATACGACCTGGATGCTGGGCTTGTTTGGCACCGCCATCGGTGCCGGTACGCTGTTTCTACCGATCAACGCCGGCCTGGGTGGTTTCTGGCCCTTGCTGATCCTGGCGTTACTGGCGTTTCCGATGACTTTCTACGCGCACCGGGGCCTGACCCGTTTCGTGTTGTCCGGCCGTGATGGGGCGGACATCACCGAGGTGGTGGAGGAGCATTTCGGTATCAAGGCCGGTGCGCTGATCACCTTGCTGTATTTCTTTGCGATTTTCCCGATCCTGCTGATCTACAGCGTGGCGCTGACCAACACCGTGGGCAGTTTCCTCGAGCATCAATTGCATATCCAGCCGCCTTCCCGCGCGGTGCTGTCCCTGGTGCTGATCCTGGGGCTGCTGGCGGTGGTGCGCTGTGGCGAGCAGGCGATCGTCAAGGCGATGAGCCTGATGGTCTACCCGTTCATCGTCGCGCTGCTGTTCCTGGCGGTGTTTCTGGTTCCGCACTGGAGCGGCGGCATCCTGACCACCGCGTCCACGCCGCCGGCCCCTTCGGCGCTGCTGCATACCCTGTGGCTGGCGATTCCGGTGATGGTGTTCTCGTTCAACCACTCGCCGATCATCTCGGCGTTCGCGGTGGACCAGAAACGCCGCTACGGCGATGGCGCGCAGGAGCGCAGCGCGCAGATCCTGTCCCGCGCCCATGTGTTGATGGTGGTGATGGTGCTGTTCTTCGTGTTCAGTTGCGTGCTGACCCTGTCGCCGGCGCAATTGGCCGAAGCGAAGGCGCAGAACCTGTCGATCCTGTCGTACCTGGCCAACCATTTCAGCAACCCGACCATCGCCTTTGCGGCGCCGTTGATTGCCTTCGTGGCGATCTCCAAGTCATTCCTGGGGCACTACATCGGCGCCAGTGAAGGCCTCAAGGGCCTGATCGTAAAAAGCGGCCATCGCCCGGCGGCCAAGACCCTGGACCGCCTGACGGCGGTGTTCATGCTGGTGGTGTGCTGGATCGTCGCCACGCTCAACCCAAGCATCCTCGGCATGATCGAAACCCTCGGCGGCCCGGTGATCGCGGCCATCCTGTTCCTGATGCCGATGTACGCCATCCGCAAAGTCCCGGCCATGGCCCGCTATCGCGGCCAGGCGTCGAATGTCTTTGTGGTATCGGTGGGGCTGGTGGCGATTACCGCGCTGGTCTATTCCCTGGCAGCCTGA
- a CDS encoding 2-hydroxyacid dehydrogenase, which translates to MTATVLVLVETVNDYLPILERQGYHLELAPTPAERKAAIFEHGERFNAVLTRGPLGLTAEEMAALPNLQIICVIGAGYEQVDLQAARNRGIVVTNGAGVNASSVADHAMALLLALVRDIPRADACIRRGEWTKVMRPSLAGKRLGVLGLGAVGMAIARRAALGFDMSVSYHSRRVRNDVPYTFCATPTELARVSDFLIVATPGGLDTRRLINKQALDALGPKGFLVNIARASVVATDELISALEHRRIAGAALDVFDHEPEVPDALKQLPNVVLTPHVAGLSPESTRATVELVGQNLTAFFSGKPVLTPVPLPEPN; encoded by the coding sequence ATGACCGCAACCGTCCTGGTACTGGTTGAAACCGTCAACGACTACCTGCCGATCCTCGAGCGCCAGGGGTATCACCTGGAGCTGGCACCCACGCCAGCCGAACGCAAGGCAGCGATTTTCGAGCATGGCGAGCGGTTCAATGCAGTGCTGACCCGCGGCCCCCTGGGTCTGACGGCCGAAGAAATGGCCGCCCTGCCCAACCTGCAGATCATTTGCGTGATCGGCGCCGGCTACGAACAGGTGGACCTGCAGGCTGCCCGTAACCGCGGCATCGTGGTCACCAACGGTGCTGGGGTCAACGCGTCGTCGGTGGCTGACCATGCCATGGCGCTGCTGCTGGCGCTGGTGCGCGACATCCCCCGGGCCGACGCCTGTATACGCCGGGGTGAATGGACGAAGGTCATGCGCCCTTCCCTGGCCGGCAAGCGGCTGGGCGTGCTGGGCCTGGGTGCGGTGGGCATGGCTATTGCCAGGCGCGCGGCCCTCGGCTTCGACATGAGCGTCAGCTACCACAGTCGGCGGGTGCGCAATGATGTGCCCTACACCTTCTGCGCCACGCCCACGGAGCTGGCCCGGGTTTCGGACTTCCTGATCGTCGCCACGCCCGGTGGGCTCGATACCCGCCGGTTGATCAACAAACAGGCCCTCGATGCCCTCGGTCCCAAGGGTTTCCTGGTGAATATCGCCCGGGCCAGTGTGGTCGCCACCGATGAGCTGATCAGCGCCCTGGAGCACCGGCGCATTGCCGGGGCGGCCCTGGACGTGTTCGACCACGAACCGGAAGTGCCCGACGCCCTGAAGCAACTGCCCAATGTGGTCCTGACACCCCACGTCGCCGGCCTGTCGCCGGAATCGACCCGGGCCACGGTGGAGCTGGTGGGGCAGAACCTCACGGCGTTCTTTTCCGGTAAGCCGGTGCTGACGCCGGTGCCGCTGCCGGAGCCGAATTGA
- the acnB gene encoding bifunctional aconitate hydratase 2/2-methylisocitrate dehydratase, whose product MLEAYRKHIEERAALGIVPQPLNAEQTAGLVELLKNPPAGEEAFLVDLITNRVPPGVDEAAYVKAGFLSALAKGEVQSPLLDKKRAVELLGTMQGGYNIVTLVELLDNAELAPVAAEELKHTLLMFDAFHDVAEKAKNGNVHAKAVLQSWADGEWFKKRPVLADKISLRVFKVTGETNTDDLSPAPDAWSRPDIPLHALAMLKMARDGIVPDEQGKTGPMKQIEEMRNGGFPVAYVGDVVGTGSSRKSATNSVLWFFGDDIPYVPNKRAGGFCFGSKIAPIFYNTMEDAGALPIEFDVSNMNMGDVIDLYPHAGKVCKHGTDEVLTTFEMKTPVLLDEVRAGGRIPLIIGRGLTEKARAELGLPPFDLFKKPEAPAESTKGFTLAQKMVGKACGVAGVRPGTYCEPKMTTVGSQDTTGPMTRDELKDLACLGFSADLVMQSFCHTAAYPKPIDVTTHHTLPDFIMTRGGVSLRPGDGIIHSWLNRMLLPDTVGTGGDSHTRFPMGISFPAGSGLVAFAAATGVMPLDMPESILVRFKGKMKPGITLRDLVHAIPYFAIQNGLLTVEKKGKKNAFSGRILEIEGLEGLTLEQAFELSDASAERSAAGCTIKLSKESITEYLQSNITLLRWMIGEGYGDARTLERRAQAMEAWVANPELMEADADAEYAEVIEIDLANISEPVLCAPNDPDDARLLSSVAGEKIDEVFIGSCMTNIGHFRAAGKLLDQVKGQLPTRLWLSPPTKMDAHQLTEEGYYGIYGKAGARMEMPGCSLCMGNQARVEPNSTVVSTSTRNFPNRLGDGANVYLASAELASVASILGRLPTVEEYMEYAGKIDSMAADVYRYLSFDQIAEFREAAANANIPVVQA is encoded by the coding sequence GTGCTTGAAGCCTACCGCAAACATATCGAAGAGCGTGCAGCACTGGGTATCGTTCCCCAGCCGCTCAACGCCGAACAAACCGCAGGCCTGGTCGAGCTGCTGAAGAATCCCCCGGCTGGCGAAGAAGCTTTCCTCGTTGACCTGATCACCAATCGCGTTCCACCGGGAGTCGACGAAGCCGCCTACGTCAAGGCCGGTTTCCTCTCCGCCCTGGCCAAGGGCGAAGTCCAATCCCCTCTGCTGGACAAGAAGCGCGCCGTTGAACTGCTCGGCACCATGCAGGGCGGCTACAACATCGTGACCCTGGTGGAACTGCTGGACAACGCCGAGCTGGCGCCAGTGGCCGCCGAAGAACTCAAGCACACCCTGCTGATGTTCGATGCCTTCCACGACGTGGCTGAAAAAGCCAAGAACGGCAACGTCCACGCCAAGGCCGTGCTGCAATCCTGGGCCGACGGCGAGTGGTTCAAGAAGCGTCCGGTGCTGGCCGACAAGATCAGCCTGCGGGTGTTCAAGGTCACCGGCGAAACCAACACCGACGACCTGTCCCCTGCCCCGGACGCCTGGTCGCGCCCTGACATCCCGCTGCACGCCCTGGCCATGCTGAAAATGGCCCGTGACGGCATCGTTCCGGACGAGCAAGGCAAGACCGGCCCGATGAAGCAGATCGAAGAAATGCGCAACGGCGGTTTCCCGGTTGCCTACGTCGGTGACGTGGTCGGTACCGGTTCCTCGCGTAAATCCGCCACCAACTCGGTGCTGTGGTTCTTCGGCGACGACATCCCGTACGTACCGAACAAGCGTGCCGGTGGTTTCTGCTTCGGCAGCAAGATCGCCCCGATTTTCTACAACACCATGGAAGACGCCGGCGCCCTGCCGATCGAATTCGATGTGTCGAACATGAACATGGGCGACGTGATCGACCTGTACCCGCACGCTGGCAAAGTCTGCAAGCACGGTACCGACGAAGTCCTCACCACCTTCGAAATGAAGACCCCGGTCCTGCTGGACGAAGTCCGTGCCGGCGGCCGTATCCCGCTGATCATCGGCCGCGGCCTGACCGAAAAGGCGCGTGCCGAGCTGGGCCTGCCGCCGTTCGACCTGTTCAAGAAGCCTGAAGCCCCTGCCGAAAGCACCAAGGGTTTCACCCTGGCGCAGAAGATGGTCGGCAAGGCGTGCGGCGTAGCCGGTGTGCGTCCTGGCACCTACTGCGAACCGAAGATGACCACCGTGGGTTCCCAGGACACCACAGGTCCCATGACCCGTGACGAGCTGAAAGACCTGGCGTGCCTGGGCTTCTCCGCTGACCTGGTGATGCAGTCGTTCTGCCACACCGCGGCGTATCCAAAGCCGATCGACGTGACCACCCACCACACCCTGCCTGACTTCATCATGACCCGTGGCGGCGTTTCCCTGCGTCCGGGCGACGGCATCATCCACTCGTGGCTGAACCGCATGCTGCTGCCGGACACCGTCGGTACCGGTGGTGACTCCCACACCCGTTTCCCGATGGGCATCTCGTTCCCGGCCGGTTCCGGCCTGGTGGCGTTCGCCGCTGCCACCGGCGTCATGCCGCTGGACATGCCGGAATCGATCCTGGTGCGCTTCAAAGGCAAGATGAAACCTGGCATCACCCTGCGTGACCTGGTTCATGCCATTCCTTACTTCGCCATCCAGAACGGTCTGCTGACTGTCGAGAAGAAAGGCAAGAAAAACGCCTTCTCCGGCCGCATCCTGGAAATCGAAGGCCTGGAAGGCCTGACGCTGGAACAGGCTTTCGAGCTGTCCGACGCCTCGGCCGAACGTTCGGCTGCCGGTTGCACCATCAAGCTGTCGAAAGAGTCGATCACCGAGTACCTGCAGTCCAACATCACCCTGCTGCGCTGGATGATCGGCGAAGGCTACGGCGATGCCCGTACCCTGGAACGTCGCGCCCAAGCGATGGAAGCCTGGGTCGCCAACCCTGAGCTGATGGAAGCCGATGCCGACGCCGAATACGCCGAAGTCATCGAAATCGACCTGGCCAACATCAGCGAGCCGGTGCTCTGCGCGCCGAACGACCCGGACGACGCCCGTCTGCTCTCCAGCGTGGCTGGCGAGAAGATCGACGAAGTGTTCATCGGTTCGTGCATGACCAACATCGGTCACTTCCGCGCAGCCGGCAAGCTGCTGGATCAGGTCAAGGGTCAGCTGCCAACCCGTCTGTGGCTGTCGCCGCCGACCAAGATGGACGCTCACCAACTGACCGAAGAAGGCTACTACGGCATCTACGGCAAGGCCGGCGCGCGCATGGAAATGCCAGGCTGCTCGCTGTGCATGGGTAACCAGGCACGCGTCGAGCCGAACAGCACCGTGGTGTCGACGTCGACCCGTAACTTCCCGAACCGTCTGGGCGACGGCGCGAATGTCTACCTGGCTTCGGCCGAACTGGCATCCGTTGCATCGATCCTGGGTCGCCTGCCGACCGTCGAGGAGTACATGGAATACGCCGGCAAGATCGACAGCATGGCAGCGGACGTGTACCGCTACCTGAGCTTCGACCAGATCGCCGAGTTCCGTGAAGCGGCTGCAAACGCCAACATCCCGGTCGTTCAAGCCTAA
- the tssA gene encoding type VI secretion system protein TssA encodes MSVPVSPLPELISQLLEPVSAESPCGQDLRYEPEYDQLRELRREDDTSLPTGVWQSQIKRAQWPELEKLATALLLERSKDLMISAWLGEAWLHLSGLEGLPGSLALVAGLCERYPEQLHPQAEEGDQSWRVIPLEWLARRYSEVLLTRVSLFNGRDSSFDSFCLDDWQRLQRQQVQVNDSKNAKASAEAARSDQKKLSELIRGTPLSFWLHHQGSLMLSQQHLQRLEAWSDAYLGNLAPGYKSLQDVIQALLALVEEFIAMHPQEPTVVPVPTSPAVASPAVQAQAGAAPAQVFQEPASREEAYRQLLVIAGYLSRTEPHSPVPYLIRRGVEWGNKPLSELLGELISADAESRRLWTLLGVL; translated from the coding sequence GTGAGCGTACCTGTTTCCCCTTTGCCCGAGCTGATCAGCCAGTTGCTCGAGCCGGTCAGCGCCGAATCACCCTGCGGCCAGGACCTGCGCTATGAGCCGGAATACGATCAACTGCGGGAGTTGCGCCGGGAGGACGACACCAGCTTGCCCACCGGCGTGTGGCAGTCCCAGATCAAGCGCGCCCAGTGGCCGGAGCTGGAAAAACTCGCCACCGCGCTGCTGCTCGAGCGCAGCAAGGACCTGATGATCAGTGCCTGGCTGGGCGAGGCCTGGTTGCACTTGAGCGGGCTGGAAGGCTTGCCCGGCAGCCTGGCGCTGGTGGCGGGCCTGTGTGAGCGCTACCCCGAGCAGTTGCACCCCCAGGCCGAAGAGGGCGACCAGTCATGGCGGGTGATTCCGCTGGAATGGCTGGCGCGGCGCTACAGTGAAGTGCTGTTGACCCGGGTGTCGCTGTTCAATGGCCGCGATTCGTCCTTCGACAGTTTTTGCCTGGATGACTGGCAACGCTTGCAGCGTCAGCAGGTGCAGGTCAATGACAGCAAGAACGCCAAGGCCTCGGCGGAAGCGGCGCGCAGCGATCAGAAGAAACTCAGCGAACTGATTCGCGGCACGCCGTTGTCGTTCTGGCTGCATCACCAGGGCAGCCTTATGTTGAGCCAGCAGCACCTGCAACGGCTCGAAGCCTGGAGCGACGCCTACCTGGGCAACCTGGCCCCGGGCTACAAATCCCTGCAGGACGTGATACAGGCCTTGCTGGCACTGGTAGAGGAGTTCATCGCGATGCATCCACAAGAACCCACCGTCGTGCCGGTGCCAACTTCACCCGCCGTCGCGTCGCCGGCTGTTCAGGCCCAGGCGGGAGCCGCGCCGGCCCAGGTTTTCCAGGAGCCGGCCAGTCGTGAAGAGGCCTACCGGCAGTTGCTGGTCATCGCCGGCTACCTGTCGCGCACCGAACCCCACAGCCCGGTGCCCTACCTGATCCGACGGGGCGTGGAGTGGGGCAACAAGCCGCTGAGCGAGTTGCTGGGGGAACTGATCAGCGCCGATGCCGAATCCCGGCGGTTGTGGACGTTGTTGGGGGTTCTCTGA
- a CDS encoding DotU family type IV/VI secretion system protein: MPDGSGGAVRGLHEAPLSSAFRQAWLKWFQEWQDLPKDNDSAALVSRVVEFSGRSAQRLWRVAFATVGDSATEQVKALVYAFVALVDETLLFTPWPGQLAWQQHPLESRMYSSRQAGERLPSAIKKLLDEQMPGTRDLANVYLQCLILGFQGRLRGEPGQIQHEKWRTALFTFAWQHDPDYVDVSQRLAMSAAAPPVRMPAQTSLPDGLRLGLAILAMVLLLTGLGHVFWRDIRAELEPVLQLNESVVLQEQDS, encoded by the coding sequence ATGCCTGACGGAAGTGGCGGGGCGGTTCGGGGTCTGCATGAGGCGCCGCTGAGCAGCGCGTTTCGGCAGGCCTGGCTGAAATGGTTCCAGGAATGGCAGGACTTGCCCAAGGACAACGACTCCGCGGCCCTGGTCAGCCGGGTGGTGGAATTTTCCGGACGCAGTGCCCAACGCTTGTGGCGGGTGGCGTTTGCCACCGTCGGCGACTCGGCCACCGAGCAGGTCAAGGCGCTGGTCTATGCCTTCGTCGCCCTGGTGGACGAAACCTTGCTGTTCACCCCTTGGCCCGGGCAACTGGCCTGGCAGCAGCATCCCCTTGAATCACGCATGTATTCCAGTCGCCAGGCCGGCGAACGACTGCCCTCGGCCATCAAGAAACTGCTGGACGAGCAGATGCCCGGTACCCGGGACCTGGCGAACGTCTACTTGCAATGCCTGATCCTCGGGTTCCAGGGCCGCCTGCGCGGCGAGCCCGGGCAGATCCAGCATGAGAAATGGCGCACGGCGCTGTTCACCTTCGCCTGGCAGCACGACCCGGATTATGTCGACGTCAGCCAACGCCTGGCGATGTCTGCGGCGGCGCCGCCGGTGCGTATGCCGGCGCAGACATCGCTGCCGGATGGATTGCGTCTGGGGCTGGCGATCCTGGCGATGGTGTTGCTGCTCACCGGGCTGGGGCACGTGTTCTGGCGTGACATCCGCGCGGAACTCGAGCCGGTGCTGCAATTGAACGAGTCGGTGGTCCTCCAGGAGCAAGACTCATGA
- a CDS encoding type VI secretion system protein, whose protein sequence is MSPLSIVALVVLAIVVVLLIAALIWWLRTQGGAAIRSFYGAVRHMEQEQGTRDRYQIPWLLMLGNETDGAQLCSQWHLQPTDKAAWFGRWWSDAEGAVLVVPQALFLPDEGMNRQRGNWWRLLGLILRLRSRRPMDAVIWTVPFGRLDDIEHTTELSLKVRRCFIDLLQRFGLSLPVYVVITGMEELPGFQELVSALPAEARESTLGWSSPYSPDAAWQSHWSDQALDQVNAALSQSIIEIGALCGQLSGDLYGLPERFEGLRRALQILLEPVFQGNAQGEAPRFRGIYFTASQAPTVTGDGFAASDKVLRQTVFARQLWARRFVAERGLAQPVPRLLRLRQRWHRLAGVVALVVGLVWLGGMLWVWHDSVEEAEALSQLILRTHKNYVVVDPDQPQLEPTRYNVQAYWNMLEKAPRWHFVAVVFPTSWFSYVDTQLEEGLRLTARHHWVLPLRDLLASDLEQLKAIRNTERRGNVESEDPAQWQSYVKAKDLVERAVRLEQQNQMFSQAVSNPKAPLDELVLLSNNALSLSLNAGTLSRTRFYNRVLFDAKNLDAQGQDLQGLDLNAARTVIGDNFTGLMQRWLDHYFLADNFVRQAGYLKLHLQRLEAGSGNSLSELEDLMALVDDLQTLVNLTNAAWGRGKGQDLVPGYTQMMDKVSHSTLLGPELAQDLESQAAKLQQSFRDQWIVQTGSRDNLLVQQGSGLLVLQEHVTALDDAVKALFKRDFVALALQKDPSDNTSDAMGQGDGSDDFSVALNYFTSYKSYTNEELPRIPPDYRDALIQAAEAAAARAMWLSLDESEEQLPGMGFNVQTTQAVALQKAFMDVHRADLATRFQRLLNRRALAQIQSGLDEIDAQPLFSQRADVQRWDGSKNFGLQLYGASDPQGLKLSLNQQFDAMLQIAEQRMPALEWLIVQQDDLSAMEHDRVSRFMAINDELLKYKSQNPASSAAQLEQLVSRDFNQMDTASCAQILQTSNLSGGRGDLAQRAVSLQQSALQRCLYLQQNQAATAWNDVANYFNQYLAGRFPFSQDLRASDADPARVQRLLELIDTRLPLAQAGLALSQTPERLAAEDFLNRLKQAGTWLGPLFVRDKSGILGVEMDVRWRTDRNEERGADQVIAWALNAGNQQINYPGDAQQNLRWMVGQPVRLTLRWARNGYQRPANDPLQPNLVVRDLEAGWEYQGPWSLLRLMRSLVSVQRQPNVDYTDFPLTLQLPVTGQIPAPSPAQAQLQARTTQQTLMFLRLSLMSQGSKLPLSMPPLPTQAPRSPFMATSSSPAVATREEGP, encoded by the coding sequence ATGAGCCCCTTGAGCATCGTCGCCCTGGTGGTGCTGGCCATCGTCGTGGTGCTGCTGATCGCGGCGCTGATCTGGTGGCTGCGGACCCAGGGCGGAGCGGCGATCCGCAGTTTCTATGGGGCGGTCCGCCACATGGAGCAGGAGCAAGGCACCCGGGACCGCTACCAGATCCCCTGGCTGTTGATGCTCGGCAACGAAACCGACGGTGCCCAGTTGTGCAGCCAATGGCATTTGCAGCCGACGGACAAGGCCGCGTGGTTCGGGCGCTGGTGGTCGGATGCCGAGGGCGCGGTGCTGGTGGTGCCCCAGGCACTGTTCCTGCCCGATGAAGGCATGAACCGGCAGCGGGGCAACTGGTGGCGGCTGTTGGGGCTGATCCTGCGGTTGCGCAGCCGGCGGCCGATGGACGCGGTGATCTGGACCGTGCCGTTCGGCCGGCTCGACGACATCGAACACACCACCGAGCTGAGCCTCAAGGTCCGGCGCTGCTTCATCGACCTGCTGCAACGCTTCGGCCTCAGCCTGCCGGTGTACGTGGTGATTACCGGGATGGAAGAATTGCCCGGCTTCCAGGAACTGGTCAGCGCGCTGCCTGCCGAGGCGCGGGAATCGACACTGGGCTGGTCGTCGCCGTATTCACCCGACGCGGCCTGGCAATCGCACTGGAGCGACCAGGCGCTGGATCAGGTCAACGCCGCGCTGTCGCAGTCGATCATTGAAATCGGCGCGCTTTGCGGGCAGTTGAGCGGCGATCTGTATGGGTTGCCGGAGCGCTTCGAAGGGTTGCGGCGGGCCTTGCAGATCCTCCTCGAGCCGGTGTTCCAGGGCAACGCCCAGGGCGAGGCACCGCGTTTTCGCGGTATTTACTTCACCGCGAGCCAGGCTCCGACCGTCACCGGGGATGGTTTTGCCGCCAGCGACAAGGTCTTGCGTCAGACCGTGTTCGCCCGGCAGCTGTGGGCGCGGCGTTTCGTCGCCGAACGCGGCCTGGCCCAACCCGTGCCGCGCCTGCTGCGTCTGCGCCAGCGCTGGCATCGACTGGCCGGTGTGGTTGCGCTGGTGGTCGGGCTGGTCTGGTTGGGGGGCATGCTCTGGGTCTGGCATGACTCGGTGGAAGAGGCCGAGGCGTTGTCGCAGTTGATCCTGCGCACCCATAAGAACTACGTGGTGGTCGACCCTGACCAACCGCAACTGGAGCCGACCCGCTACAACGTGCAGGCCTACTGGAACATGCTGGAAAAAGCTCCGCGCTGGCACTTCGTCGCGGTGGTGTTTCCCACCTCGTGGTTCTCCTACGTAGACACGCAGTTGGAAGAGGGCTTGCGCCTGACCGCCCGGCATCACTGGGTCTTGCCCCTGCGTGACCTGCTCGCGTCGGACCTGGAGCAGCTCAAGGCCATCCGCAACACCGAGCGGCGCGGCAACGTGGAAAGCGAAGACCCGGCCCAATGGCAAAGCTATGTGAAGGCCAAGGACCTGGTGGAGCGCGCCGTGCGCCTCGAGCAGCAGAACCAGATGTTCAGCCAGGCGGTGAGCAACCCCAAGGCGCCGCTGGATGAGCTGGTGCTACTGAGCAATAACGCCTTGTCGCTGAGCCTCAACGCCGGCACGCTGAGCCGGACGCGGTTCTACAACCGGGTGTTGTTCGATGCAAAAAACCTGGATGCACAAGGGCAGGACTTGCAAGGGCTGGACCTGAACGCGGCGCGCACGGTGATCGGCGATAACTTCACTGGCCTGATGCAGCGTTGGCTCGATCATTACTTCCTGGCGGACAACTTCGTGCGCCAGGCCGGTTACCTCAAGCTGCACCTGCAACGCTTGGAAGCGGGCAGTGGCAATTCCCTGAGCGAACTCGAAGACCTGATGGCGCTGGTCGACGATTTACAGACTCTGGTCAACCTGACCAACGCGGCCTGGGGGCGGGGCAAGGGCCAGGACCTGGTGCCCGGTTACACCCAGATGATGGACAAGGTCAGCCACAGCACATTGCTGGGGCCGGAGCTTGCCCAGGACCTGGAGAGCCAGGCGGCGAAGCTGCAACAGAGCTTTCGCGACCAATGGATCGTCCAGACCGGTTCCCGGGACAATCTGCTGGTCCAGCAGGGCAGTGGCTTGCTGGTGTTGCAGGAGCATGTCACGGCGCTGGATGATGCAGTGAAAGCCTTGTTCAAGCGTGACTTCGTGGCGCTGGCCTTGCAGAAGGATCCCTCTGACAACACGTCCGATGCCATGGGGCAGGGCGACGGCAGCGATGATTTCAGCGTCGCCCTGAACTATTTCACCAGCTACAAGAGCTACACCAATGAGGAACTGCCGCGCATCCCGCCGGACTACCGTGACGCATTGATCCAGGCGGCTGAAGCCGCCGCGGCGCGCGCCATGTGGCTGAGCCTGGATGAAAGCGAGGAACAGTTGCCGGGCATGGGCTTCAATGTCCAGACCACCCAGGCCGTCGCCCTGCAAAAAGCCTTCATGGACGTACATCGGGCCGACCTGGCGACGCGCTTCCAGCGCCTGCTCAACCGTCGTGCCTTGGCGCAGATCCAGAGTGGCCTGGACGAAATCGACGCCCAGCCACTGTTCAGCCAGCGGGCCGATGTCCAGCGCTGGGACGGCTCGAAGAATTTCGGTTTGCAGCTCTATGGGGCCAGCGATCCGCAAGGGTTGAAACTGAGCCTGAACCAGCAGTTCGACGCCATGCTGCAGATTGCCGAGCAGCGCATGCCGGCCCTGGAGTGGCTGATCGTCCAGCAGGATGATCTGTCGGCGATGGAGCACGACCGGGTGTCGCGGTTCATGGCCATCAACGACGAGTTGCTCAAGTACAAGAGCCAGAACCCGGCCAGTTCGGCGGCGCAGCTGGAACAGTTGGTGAGCCGGGATTTCAACCAGATGGACACCGCGTCCTGCGCGCAGATCCTGCAGACTTCCAACCTGTCCGGTGGCCGCGGCGACCTCGCCCAGCGCGCCGTCAGCTTGCAACAGAGTGCCCTGCAACGCTGTCTGTACCTGCAACAGAACCAGGCGGCGACGGCCTGGAACGACGTGGCCAACTACTTCAATCAGTACCTGGCCGGGCGCTTTCCGTTTTCCCAGGACCTGCGGGCCAGCGACGCCGACCCGGCGCGGGTGCAGCGCCTGCTGGAGCTGATCGACACACGCCTGCCCCTGGCCCAGGCCGGGCTGGCGCTGAGCCAGACACCGGAGCGCCTGGCCGCCGAGGACTTTCTCAACCGGTTGAAACAGGCCGGTACCTGGTTGGGGCCACTGTTCGTGCGCGACAAGAGCGGCATTCTCGGCGTGGAAATGGACGTGCGCTGGCGCACCGACCGCAACGAAGAACGCGGCGCCGACCAGGTGATCGCCTGGGCACTGAACGCCGGCAACCAACAGATCAACTACCCCGGCGATGCCCAGCAGAACCTGCGCTGGATGGTCGGCCAGCCGGTGCGGCTGACCTTGCGCTGGGCCCGCAACGGTTACCAGCGCCCGGCCAACGACCCGTTGCAGCCGAACCTGGTGGTGCGCGACCTGGAGGCCGGTTGGGAATACCAGGGGCCGTGGTCGTTGCTGCGCCTGATGCGTTCGCTGGTGTCGGTGCAGCGTCAGCCGAATGTCGACTACACCGACTTCCCGCTGACCCTGCAACTGCCGGTAACCGGCCAGATTCCAGCCCCGAGCCCGGCCCAGGCCCAGCTCCAGGCCCGCACGACGCAGCAGACGTTGATGTTCCTGCGCCTGTCATTGATGAGCCAGGGGTCGAAGCTGCCGTTGTCGATGCCGCCACTGCCGACCCAGGCACCCCGTTCACCTTTCATGGCGACCTCGTCGAGTCCCGCCGTTGCAACCCGTGAGGAGGGCCCGTGA